One Streptomyces sp. RPA4-2 genomic window carries:
- a CDS encoding NAD(P)-dependent alcohol dehydrogenase, with translation MKAIAQDRYGSPDVLELKEFDRPVPGAGEVLVRVRAVSVNAYDWHLMRGDPYLARLSFGVRRPRTAVRGRDFAGRVEAVGADVKRLRPGDEVFGETDGAFAQYVAASQDMVALKPAGLSFEQAAALPLAGNTALIGLRDLSRVTTGQRVLVNGASGGVGTFAVQIAKAYGAEVTAVCSTRNVDLIRSLGADHVIDYTRDDFTRAGTRHDVVFDLVANRSLSDLRRALTPTGTLLLSGGGVSGGGSLLGPMRLILKGQVLSRFVGQRLLTFFAAPSGANLAVLREFVESGKVIPVVDRMYGALGEVPEAIRYVEGEHARAKVVVTV, from the coding sequence ATGAAGGCGATCGCCCAGGACCGGTACGGCTCTCCCGATGTGCTGGAGCTGAAGGAGTTCGACAGACCGGTACCCGGCGCGGGTGAGGTTCTCGTGCGGGTGCGCGCGGTGTCCGTCAACGCCTACGACTGGCACCTCATGCGCGGCGACCCGTATCTGGCGCGGCTGTCCTTCGGTGTCCGCCGCCCGAGGACGGCGGTCCGCGGCCGGGACTTCGCCGGCCGGGTGGAGGCGGTCGGCGCGGACGTGAAGCGGCTGCGGCCCGGGGACGAGGTGTTCGGCGAGACCGACGGCGCGTTCGCACAGTACGTGGCGGCGTCGCAGGACATGGTGGCCCTGAAGCCGGCCGGGCTGAGCTTCGAGCAGGCCGCCGCGCTGCCGCTCGCGGGGAACACCGCGCTCATCGGCCTGCGCGACCTGAGCCGTGTGACGACGGGGCAGCGGGTCCTGGTCAACGGCGCGTCGGGCGGGGTCGGGACCTTCGCCGTGCAGATCGCCAAGGCGTACGGCGCGGAGGTGACCGCCGTGTGCAGCACGCGGAACGTGGACCTCATCCGCTCGCTCGGCGCGGACCACGTCATCGACTACACCCGGGACGACTTCACCCGTGCGGGGACGCGCCACGACGTCGTGTTCGACCTCGTGGCCAACCGCTCGCTGTCGGACCTGCGGCGCGCGCTCACGCCCACGGGAACGCTCCTGCTGTCCGGCGGGGGCGTGTCCGGGGGCGGCAGCCTCCTCGGGCCGATGCGTCTCATCCTCAAGGGGCAGGTGCTGTCACGCTTCGTCGGCCAGCGGCTGCTCACGTTCTTCGCGGCACCGAGCGGGGCGAACCTGGCCGTGCTGCGGGAGTTCGTCGAGTCCGGGAAGGTCATCCCGGTCGTCGACCGGATGTACGGGGCGCTCGGCGAGGTGCCCGAGGCCATCCGGTACGTGGAGGGGGAACACGCCCGCGCGAAGGTCGTCGTCACGGTGTGA